One Prevotella intermedia ATCC 25611 = DSM 20706 DNA window includes the following coding sequences:
- a CDS encoding YtxH domain-containing protein produces the protein MKTLGYIGAFLGGAIAGAALGILMAPEKGADTRTKISDAVDDFCKKHDIKLSRKEAEEFVEDIKDAASDVL, from the coding sequence ATGAAAACATTAGGTTATATTGGCGCATTTCTCGGAGGCGCAATCGCAGGTGCAGCATTAGGAATATTGATGGCTCCTGAAAAAGGTGCTGATACACGTACAAAAATCTCTGATGCAGTAGACGATTTCTGCAAGAAACACGATATAAAACTTAGCCGAAAAGAAGCAGAAGAGTTTGTAGAAGACATCAAGGACGCTGCATCTGACGTACTCTAA
- the def gene encoding peptide deformylase produces the protein MILPIYTLGQPVLRKVAEDIPLDYPDLQQLIADMFETCAASDGIGLAAPQIGKAIRVVVIDLDVISEHFPEYKGFRHAFINGHILEFDDTETETMEEGCLSLPGIHENVTRPTRIHVKYLDEELKEHDEWIDGYLARVIQHEFDHIEGKVFTDRISPFRKKMITKKMKALASGNFNCHYKVKSANRK, from the coding sequence ATGATATTACCAATATATACTTTAGGTCAGCCAGTGCTTCGTAAAGTGGCTGAAGATATTCCTTTGGATTACCCCGATTTGCAGCAGCTGATAGCCGATATGTTTGAAACATGTGCTGCCAGCGATGGCATTGGTTTGGCTGCTCCTCAAATAGGCAAGGCCATTCGTGTTGTTGTAATCGATTTAGATGTTATCTCGGAGCATTTTCCAGAGTACAAAGGCTTCCGTCACGCTTTCATAAACGGACATATATTAGAGTTCGACGATACAGAAACCGAAACAATGGAAGAGGGCTGTCTGTCGTTGCCAGGGATACACGAGAACGTTACTCGTCCCACTCGCATTCATGTGAAGTATTTGGACGAAGAACTCAAAGAACACGACGAATGGATAGATGGCTATTTGGCTCGTGTCATTCAGCACGAGTTCGACCATATAGAAGGTAAAGTGTTTACCGACCGTATTTCACCTTTCCGAAAGAAAATGATAACCAAAAAGATGAAAGCGTTGGCATCTGGGAATTTCAATTGTCATTATAAGGTGAAATCAGCTAACCGAAAATAA
- a CDS encoding histidinol phosphate phosphatase: MANKPLQFVLMERKMNVGPHAGKIVQVAHPTGRHRVDFRNFCDRVAKSTTFNRQEVQAVLNYATEIAKDIVSNGDIVEFGDLGTLNPSFKSKVVPKGETFNVQKHIEKPVLRLSPSRKYFTLTDVSYEQTTAKPKKGKKPNTGGGESGENEHP, encoded by the coding sequence ATGGCTAATAAACCATTACAGTTTGTTCTTATGGAACGAAAAATGAACGTTGGTCCTCATGCAGGAAAAATCGTTCAAGTAGCCCATCCTACGGGCAGGCATCGTGTAGACTTCCGCAATTTTTGCGACCGTGTGGCAAAGTCCACCACGTTCAACCGTCAGGAAGTACAAGCCGTATTGAACTATGCTACGGAAATTGCCAAAGACATTGTGTCTAACGGCGACATCGTAGAGTTTGGCGACTTGGGAACACTTAACCCTTCGTTTAAGAGTAAAGTCGTGCCCAAAGGCGAAACTTTCAACGTGCAGAAGCACATCGAAAAGCCCGTTCTTCGTCTGTCGCCCTCGCGCAAGTACTTTACACTTACCGATGTGAGCTACGAACAAACAACCGCCAAGCCCAAGAAAGGCAAGAAGCCAAACACGGGCGGTGGAGAAAGCGGGGAAAACGAACATCCGTAA
- the thrS gene encoding threonine--tRNA ligase: protein MVKITFPDGSVREYEQGVTGLQIAESISPALARNVVSCGVNGVTTELNRPINEDATIALYKFEDEEGKHTFWHSSAHLLAEALKELYPGIQFGFGPALENGFFYDVQTADGQVISENDFPKIEQKMLELAKKDSKIVRRDVAKADAVKEFTADGQEYKVEHIVEDLEDGTISTYSQGNFTDLCRGPHLMSTGAIKAVKLTSVAGAFWRGDAKSDQLTRIYGITFPKKKMLDEYLVMLEEAKKRDHRKIGKEMELFMFSERVGKGLPIWLPKGTQLRLRLQEVLRKLQRPYNYQEVITPGIGGKNLYVTSGHYAHYGKDAFQPIQTPEEGEEYMLKPMNCPHHCEIFAHKPRSYKDLPLRIAEFGTVFRYEKSGELHGLTRVRTFTQDDAHLFVRPEQVKKEFEDVIDIIQKVFVTFGFDNYEAQISLRDPANKEKYIGSDEIWEESERAIKEACEEKGLKAKVEIGEAAFYGPKLDFMVKDAIGRRWQLGTIQVDYNLPNRFKLEYTAEDNTKQTPVMIHRAPFGSLERFTAVLIEHTAGHFPLWLTPDQVAILPISEKYNEYAQEVQQFFDANGVRALLDDRNEKIGRKIRDNELKRIPYMVIVGEKEMADDLVSMRQQGGGEQAIMSKEDFVQRIQNEVAEQLKNLD, encoded by the coding sequence ATGGTTAAAATCACTTTCCCAGATGGTTCTGTTCGTGAGTATGAACAGGGCGTAACTGGACTTCAAATCGCAGAGAGCATTTCACCGGCTCTTGCTCGCAACGTTGTATCTTGCGGGGTTAATGGTGTAACAACTGAGTTAAACCGTCCTATTAACGAGGACGCAACCATAGCTTTGTATAAGTTTGAGGACGAAGAAGGAAAGCATACGTTCTGGCATTCTTCAGCTCACTTGCTTGCAGAGGCATTGAAAGAACTCTATCCTGGTATTCAATTTGGCTTCGGCCCTGCACTCGAAAATGGCTTCTTCTACGATGTGCAAACCGCTGACGGACAAGTTATATCAGAAAACGACTTCCCAAAGATTGAGCAGAAAATGCTCGAATTGGCAAAGAAAGACTCTAAAATAGTTCGCCGTGATGTTGCAAAGGCAGATGCAGTAAAGGAATTTACTGCCGATGGACAAGAATATAAGGTTGAGCACATCGTTGAAGACCTTGAAGATGGTACTATTTCAACTTATTCACAAGGCAATTTCACCGACCTTTGCCGCGGTCCTCACCTTATGTCTACGGGCGCAATTAAAGCCGTTAAGCTTACAAGTGTGGCTGGTGCCTTCTGGCGTGGCGATGCAAAGAGCGACCAGCTGACACGTATTTACGGTATAACCTTCCCTAAGAAGAAGATGCTCGACGAGTATCTCGTAATGTTGGAAGAGGCAAAGAAGCGCGACCATCGCAAGATAGGTAAGGAAATGGAACTCTTTATGTTCTCGGAACGAGTTGGAAAGGGACTTCCTATCTGGTTGCCGAAGGGCACACAACTTCGTCTCCGCTTACAAGAGGTGCTCCGTAAGTTGCAACGTCCATACAATTATCAAGAAGTTATCACCCCTGGAATTGGTGGAAAGAACCTTTATGTTACGTCTGGGCACTATGCTCACTACGGTAAGGACGCATTCCAGCCCATTCAAACTCCTGAAGAAGGCGAGGAATATATGCTCAAACCGATGAACTGCCCTCACCATTGTGAAATTTTTGCACATAAGCCACGCTCTTACAAAGACCTTCCGCTGCGTATTGCAGAGTTCGGAACAGTGTTCCGTTACGAGAAAAGTGGCGAATTACACGGCTTAACTCGCGTTCGTACCTTTACACAAGACGATGCTCACCTCTTCGTACGTCCCGAACAAGTAAAGAAAGAGTTTGAAGATGTTATTGACATCATTCAGAAAGTGTTTGTAACATTTGGCTTCGACAACTACGAAGCACAGATTTCGCTCCGTGACCCTGCCAATAAAGAAAAGTATATCGGTTCTGATGAGATATGGGAAGAAAGCGAACGTGCTATCAAGGAAGCGTGTGAGGAGAAAGGACTTAAAGCAAAGGTTGAGATTGGCGAAGCTGCTTTCTACGGTCCGAAGCTTGACTTTATGGTGAAAGACGCTATCGGACGTCGTTGGCAGTTGGGTACAATTCAAGTAGACTACAATTTGCCAAACCGATTTAAACTGGAATATACGGCAGAAGACAATACGAAGCAGACACCTGTGATGATTCACCGTGCACCATTCGGTTCGTTAGAGCGTTTCACAGCTGTGCTCATTGAACACACTGCAGGACATTTCCCGTTGTGGCTGACACCCGACCAAGTTGCTATCCTTCCTATTTCAGAGAAGTATAACGAATATGCGCAAGAAGTTCAGCAGTTCTTCGATGCCAACGGTGTGCGTGCTTTGTTAGATGACCGCAACGAAAAGATTGGTCGTAAAATCCGCGACAACGAGTTGAAACGTATTCCTTATATGGTAATTGTTGGTGAAAAAGAAATGGCAGATGACTTGGTTTCTATGCGCCAACAAGGTGGTGGCGAACAAGCTATAATGAGTAAGGAAGATTTTGTACAGCGCATTCAGAACGAAGTTGCTGAACAGCTGAAGAACTTAGACTAA
- the ruvX gene encoding Holliday junction resolvase RuvX — protein MSRILSVDYGKKRTGLAVTDPLQIIANGLVTVATSKLFDFLKDYISKEEVELIVVGRPLQLNGQPSENLARVEQFVNRWRKAMPEVPIEYYDERFTSVLAQQAIIAGGVKKKTRREDKGLVDEVSATIILQDYMRSKGL, from the coding sequence ATGAGCAGAATTTTATCTGTTGATTACGGAAAGAAAAGAACAGGTTTAGCAGTTACCGACCCATTGCAGATTATTGCAAATGGATTGGTAACTGTTGCTACATCTAAACTGTTCGATTTCCTTAAAGATTATATAAGTAAAGAGGAAGTTGAACTTATAGTTGTCGGTCGTCCGTTGCAACTGAATGGACAACCGAGCGAAAACTTGGCAAGAGTAGAGCAATTTGTCAATCGTTGGAGAAAGGCGATGCCTGAAGTTCCGATAGAATATTACGACGAGCGTTTTACTTCCGTACTTGCTCAGCAAGCAATTATAGCTGGTGGAGTGAAGAAAAAGACACGCAGAGAGGATAAAGGGCTTGTAGACGAGGTGTCTGCTACCATTATTTTGCAAGACTATATGCGGTCGAAAGGTTTGTGA
- a CDS encoding nitroreductase family protein: MGENSYIELTLRRYIDREIPADIITALQDKIAECNKVGNLNIQLVLNETRAFTGMLSYGQFSEAKNYLVMVVKKGDNHDERIGYYGEQLVLLAQTLGLNTCWVGLSYRKVPEAYHVGNDEKLACMIALGYGETQGVSHKIKIVEDVSNASDITSSWFKKGGEAALLAPTTVDQQKFSFENVGISDNYHMIRAKKGFSMTGYCQLDLGIAKCHFEIGAGVNNLEWQ, translated from the coding sequence ATTGGAGAAAATTCTTATATCGAACTCACGTTACGTAGGTATATCGACAGGGAAATACCTGCCGACATCATTACTGCTCTCCAAGATAAAATCGCAGAGTGCAATAAAGTCGGCAACCTAAACATTCAGCTGGTACTGAACGAGACGAGGGCATTCACGGGAATGCTGTCGTATGGTCAGTTCAGCGAGGCTAAGAACTACCTCGTCATGGTTGTCAAGAAAGGTGACAACCATGATGAGCGTATTGGTTACTATGGCGAACAGCTCGTTTTGCTTGCTCAGACTTTAGGACTAAATACCTGTTGGGTTGGTCTTTCATACCGTAAGGTTCCAGAGGCGTACCATGTGGGTAATGATGAAAAGCTGGCATGTATGATTGCCCTTGGTTATGGGGAAACGCAAGGTGTTAGCCATAAAATTAAGATTGTTGAGGACGTTAGTAATGCGAGCGACATCACTTCGTCGTGGTTCAAGAAGGGGGGGGAAGCTGCCTTGCTTGCTCCAACAACCGTGGATCAGCAGAAATTTTCGTTTGAGAATGTTGGTATTAGTGACAATTATCACATGATTAGAGCCAAGAAAGGGTTTTCTATGACTGGATATTGTCAGCTGGATTTGGGTATCGCAAAGTGTCATTTCGAGATTGGGGCTGGAGTTAATAATCTTGAATGGCAGTAA
- a CDS encoding phage holin family protein, with protein MFSNDNNVETLAQLIERLKRYIGLQTEYVKLDVIEKVVRLFTAIAILTAIVGLLSLTAIYFSFAAAYALQPLVGSLACAFLIVGGVYLLLLILIVLFRHQLIQRPLVKFLAHLLMAK; from the coding sequence ATGTTCTCGAACGATAATAATGTAGAGACGCTTGCACAGCTCATAGAGCGACTGAAACGTTACATAGGGCTTCAAACAGAATATGTAAAGCTTGATGTAATAGAAAAGGTGGTGCGCTTGTTTACAGCTATTGCCATTTTAACAGCGATAGTTGGCTTGTTATCATTGACTGCAATCTACTTCTCGTTCGCTGCTGCTTATGCGTTGCAACCATTGGTAGGCTCGTTAGCTTGCGCCTTTCTCATAGTTGGAGGAGTGTATCTGCTACTGCTCATCTTGATTGTTTTATTCCGCCATCAGCTTATCCAGCGACCACTCGTTAAGTTTTTGGCACATCTATTAATGGCAAAGTAA
- a CDS encoding SPOR domain-containing protein, translating into MKKLMIFGAAICVAMAFTGCKSSESAYKKAYEKAKAQERTGYTTDGTANGSSDVPTVAPVEIQPTIDTSVEDNYDNVAVRQESVSVVNGAGLKSYSVVVGSFGVRANAYNFQERLKNTGYDAQVAFNSGNSMYRVVAATFDSKASAVQSRNQLRSQYPDAWLLYAR; encoded by the coding sequence ATGAAAAAATTGATGATTTTTGGCGCAGCTATCTGTGTTGCGATGGCTTTTACAGGTTGTAAATCAAGCGAAAGTGCATACAAGAAGGCTTACGAGAAAGCTAAGGCACAAGAGCGTACTGGCTATACAACCGATGGAACTGCAAATGGGTCATCAGATGTACCTACGGTTGCTCCAGTTGAAATACAGCCAACAATAGACACAAGTGTTGAAGACAACTACGACAACGTAGCGGTTCGCCAGGAAAGCGTATCGGTTGTAAATGGTGCAGGTTTGAAGTCTTACAGCGTAGTTGTTGGTTCGTTCGGTGTTAGAGCTAACGCTTACAACTTCCAAGAGCGTTTGAAGAATACTGGCTACGATGCACAGGTGGCTTTCAATAGTGGCAATAGTATGTACCGCGTTGTAGCAGCTACATTCGATAGCAAGGCTTCAGCTGTTCAGAGTCGTAATCAGTTGCGTTCTCAATATCCTGACGCTTGGTTGCTTTATGCTAGGTAA
- a CDS encoding tetratricopeptide repeat protein, which yields MFRCFVISILALFALPSFAQYNIKRLMEEGRRSLDSGYYIASMEIFRRIVALKPNLYEAWYLMALSKYHLEDYKGADDDCQKALQLQPYIADIYDLYGMVCIREEKYDSAIVAYTRALEIDRDNQEFWFNRAYSLYMTGNNKEATSQLAFILKRWPHFSAAQSLLGEVKSGRKPTKKSIQRSKNDNLKLHSLNKGSWLMQRVQEENEQKQKQKEIKMKLN from the coding sequence ATGTTTCGGTGCTTCGTAATATCCATATTGGCTTTGTTTGCGCTGCCTTCCTTTGCTCAATACAATATTAAACGATTGATGGAGGAGGGGAGACGCTCGCTTGATAGTGGATATTACATTGCTTCTATGGAAATATTTCGGCGCATCGTGGCTCTGAAACCGAATCTTTACGAAGCTTGGTATTTAATGGCACTGTCCAAATACCACCTTGAAGATTATAAAGGAGCTGACGATGATTGCCAAAAAGCACTGCAACTGCAACCTTATATAGCCGATATTTACGACCTTTACGGTATGGTTTGTATTCGCGAAGAAAAGTACGACAGTGCTATTGTTGCCTATACAAGAGCATTGGAAATCGACCGCGACAATCAGGAGTTTTGGTTTAATCGGGCGTACAGCCTGTATATGACGGGGAACAACAAGGAAGCCACATCGCAATTGGCGTTTATTCTTAAACGATGGCCGCACTTTTCTGCAGCACAATCTCTGCTCGGTGAAGTGAAAAGTGGGCGTAAGCCAACTAAAAAATCTATTCAACGTTCGAAGAACGATAATCTGAAGCTCCACTCATTGAATAAAGGCTCGTGGCTAATGCAGCGCGTACAGGAAGAAAACGAACAGAAACAAAAGCAGAAAGAAATAAAGATGAAACTGAATTAA
- the ppdK gene encoding pyruvate, phosphate dikinase has protein sequence MTEKRVYTFGNGKAEGKADMRNLLGGKGANLAEMNLIGVPVPPGFTITTDVCNEYFEKGKETVIKVLTSEVTNSVKHIEDLMNSKFGDPSNPLLLSVRSGARASMPGMMDTILNLGLNDEVVEGLAKKTGNERFAYDSYRRFVQMYGDVVLGMKPENKEDIDPFEAIIQNVKAKRGIKLDNEMSVADLKELVTEFKKAIKSQTGNDFPTDPMQQLWGAICAVFTSWMNERAILYRKMEGIPQEWGTAVTVQAMVFGNMGETSATGVCFSRDAGNGENVFNGEYLVNAQGEDVVAGIRTPQQITLEGSRKWANQQGVDEEIRRTKFPSMEETMPEIYAQLNSIQNKLEQHYHDMQDMEFTVQDGKLWFLQTRNGKRTGTAMVKIAMDLLKEGQIDEKTAILRCEPNKLDELLHPVFDKEALAQARVLTRGLPASPGAASGQIVFFADDAAKWHEDGHKVIMVRIETSPEDLAGMTAAEGILTARGGMTSHAAVVARGMGKCCVSGAGGVVVNYKKRTVEIDGTVLHEGDYLSLNGSTGEVYYGEVKTKAAKVTGDFAQLMTLCDKYTKLRVRTNADTPHDAEVARTFGAVGIGLCRTEHMFFEDLKIKAMREMILSDTVEDREKALEKLLPYQKQDFYGILKCMDGMPVNIRLLDPPLHEFVPHDEEGQEAMAKEMGVSVQFIRNRVNSLSEHNPMLGLRGCRLGNTFPEITAMQTRAILGAAVQLKKEGFNPMPEIMVPLVGIVHELDNQEAIIRKTANKIFKAEGVEVPFKVGTMIEIPRAALTADLIANKAEYFSFGTNDLTQMTFGYSRDDIASFLPSYLEKKILDVDPFQVLDQEGVGQLIKTAVEKGRKTRKNLKCGICGEHGGEPTSVKFCHRVSLNYVSCSPFRVPIARLAAAQAAVEE, from the coding sequence ATGACAGAGAAAAGAGTTTATACCTTCGGCAATGGAAAAGCTGAAGGAAAAGCTGACATGAGGAATTTGTTAGGTGGCAAGGGTGCCAATCTTGCAGAAATGAATTTAATCGGAGTGCCTGTACCTCCAGGTTTCACAATCACAACCGATGTTTGTAACGAATATTTTGAAAAAGGTAAAGAGACTGTCATCAAGGTTTTAACTTCAGAGGTAACAAACAGTGTTAAGCACATTGAAGACTTGATGAATTCTAAGTTTGGCGACCCGTCAAACCCTTTATTGCTCAGTGTTCGTTCTGGAGCACGTGCATCAATGCCTGGTATGATGGATACCATTCTGAACCTTGGCTTGAACGATGAGGTTGTTGAAGGTCTTGCAAAGAAGACTGGCAACGAACGTTTTGCATACGATAGCTACCGCCGTTTCGTACAGATGTATGGCGACGTAGTATTGGGTATGAAGCCTGAAAACAAGGAGGACATCGACCCATTCGAAGCTATCATTCAGAATGTAAAGGCTAAACGTGGCATTAAGTTGGACAACGAAATGAGTGTTGCTGACTTGAAGGAACTTGTTACAGAATTTAAGAAAGCTATCAAAAGCCAGACTGGAAATGACTTCCCTACCGATCCAATGCAACAACTCTGGGGTGCTATCTGCGCTGTATTCACATCGTGGATGAACGAACGTGCCATTCTTTATCGCAAGATGGAAGGTATTCCACAAGAATGGGGTACAGCAGTTACCGTTCAGGCAATGGTATTCGGTAACATGGGCGAGACTTCTGCAACGGGTGTATGCTTCTCTCGCGATGCTGGTAATGGCGAGAATGTTTTCAATGGCGAATATTTGGTGAACGCACAAGGCGAAGACGTTGTAGCAGGTATCCGCACTCCACAGCAAATTACCTTGGAAGGTTCACGCAAATGGGCAAATCAGCAAGGTGTAGACGAAGAAATCCGTCGTACAAAGTTCCCTTCAATGGAAGAAACCATGCCTGAAATCTATGCACAACTCAACAGTATTCAAAATAAGTTGGAGCAGCATTACCACGATATGCAGGATATGGAGTTCACCGTACAAGATGGTAAACTTTGGTTCTTGCAGACTCGTAACGGTAAGCGCACGGGTACGGCAATGGTTAAAATTGCAATGGACTTGCTCAAGGAAGGTCAAATCGACGAGAAGACAGCCATTCTGCGCTGCGAGCCAAACAAGCTCGACGAACTTCTTCACCCTGTATTCGACAAGGAAGCATTGGCACAAGCCAGAGTGCTTACACGTGGCTTGCCAGCATCTCCAGGTGCAGCAAGTGGACAAATCGTGTTCTTTGCCGACGATGCGGCAAAGTGGCACGAAGATGGACACAAGGTTATCATGGTTCGTATCGAAACATCTCCAGAAGATTTGGCAGGTATGACAGCCGCTGAAGGTATTCTTACAGCCCGTGGCGGTATGACCTCTCACGCTGCCGTTGTAGCCCGTGGTATGGGTAAATGCTGCGTCAGTGGAGCTGGTGGCGTTGTTGTAAACTATAAAAAACGTACAGTAGAAATTGACGGAACTGTATTGCACGAAGGCGACTACTTGTCTTTGAATGGTTCAACAGGCGAGGTTTACTACGGAGAAGTTAAGACAAAGGCTGCCAAAGTTACAGGCGACTTTGCTCAACTTATGACGCTTTGCGACAAATATACAAAGTTGCGTGTCCGCACAAATGCAGATACGCCACACGATGCAGAAGTTGCACGCACATTTGGTGCCGTTGGTATCGGTCTTTGCCGTACAGAACACATGTTCTTTGAAGACCTGAAGATTAAAGCCATGCGTGAAATGATTCTTTCAGATACGGTTGAAGACAGAGAAAAAGCACTTGAGAAGTTGTTGCCATATCAAAAACAAGACTTCTATGGCATCTTGAAATGTATGGACGGCATGCCAGTAAACATTCGCTTGCTCGACCCTCCATTGCACGAATTTGTACCACACGATGAAGAAGGACAGGAAGCTATGGCAAAGGAAATGGGCGTTAGCGTTCAGTTTATCCGCAATCGTGTGAACTCTTTGTCGGAACACAATCCTATGTTGGGACTTCGTGGTTGCCGTCTTGGCAATACATTCCCTGAAATTACAGCGATGCAGACACGTGCTATCCTTGGTGCGGCTGTTCAGTTAAAGAAAGAAGGGTTCAATCCAATGCCTGAAATCATGGTACCACTCGTAGGTATCGTGCACGAGCTCGACAATCAGGAAGCAATCATTCGCAAGACTGCTAATAAGATTTTCAAGGCAGAAGGCGTTGAAGTTCCGTTCAAAGTGGGTACGATGATTGAGATTCCACGTGCAGCACTTACAGCAGACTTAATCGCCAACAAGGCTGAATACTTCAGCTTCGGTACGAACGACTTGACCCAGATGACTTTCGGTTACAGCCGCGACGACATCGCAAGCTTCTTGCCAAGCTATCTTGAAAAGAAGATTTTGGACGTAGACCCATTCCAAGTTCTTGACCAAGAAGGTGTCGGACAGCTCATTAAGACTGCGGTAGAGAAAGGACGCAAAACCCGTAAGAACCTTAAATGTGGCATTTGCGGCGAGCATGGAGGCGAACCAACCTCTGTTAAGTTCTGCCACCGTGTAAGCTTAAACTATGTAAGCTGCTCTCCTTTCCGTGTTCCAATTGCAAGATTGGCTGCGGCGCAGGCTGCTGTCGAAGAATAA
- a CDS encoding MBL fold metallo-hydrolase codes for MIFRRTFYPVGQGAFYIEEFELSYSSTFTIVYDCGSTTLEPKDFEAKIEFSFRERQDYVRKWPYQIDILFISHFHADHINGIKYLKKHCNIKKVVIPLIDDEEKAILKVSNYIEDKQKLHEELINNPEAFFGENTSIIRIDTEYNPENQRPFDISEINDNRTLPSGTILVHKEKKHIDFDWVFIPFNYKQKERIEEFKSVIAEINKERNKDCKKNLSLAEMNNIDYIKENKKDLIKAYRKVKGDLNGNSMVLYSGPRKYNRNNCYLTPYNLRNAYCLNPHCFAPRRLRSGCLYTGDINLNEDNIVKDINEKLDKVSQFIGTLQIPHHGSWYSFNESILKINELSCVIFSFGTKNRYGHPAFLVLESIVRNRVFPYFVTERGNDIVVQEGFFL; via the coding sequence ATGATTTTTAGAAGAACATTTTATCCTGTAGGACAGGGCGCATTTTACATAGAAGAGTTTGAACTATCATATAGTTCAACGTTCACTATAGTTTACGATTGTGGCTCAACAACTCTTGAACCAAAAGATTTTGAAGCGAAGATTGAATTTTCCTTTCGAGAGAGACAAGATTATGTTCGAAAATGGCCCTATCAGATTGATATTCTTTTTATTTCTCATTTCCATGCTGATCATATTAATGGAATAAAATATTTGAAAAAACATTGCAATATCAAAAAAGTTGTTATTCCACTAATTGATGATGAAGAAAAAGCAATATTAAAAGTTTCAAACTATATAGAAGATAAACAAAAACTTCATGAAGAACTGATAAATAATCCAGAAGCTTTTTTTGGAGAAAATACTTCTATCATAAGAATCGATACAGAATATAATCCAGAAAATCAAAGACCTTTTGATATTTCAGAAATAAATGATAATCGTACTTTACCAAGTGGAACCATTCTTGTACATAAAGAAAAAAAACATATTGATTTTGATTGGGTCTTCATTCCGTTTAATTACAAACAGAAAGAACGAATAGAGGAGTTTAAATCGGTAATAGCTGAGATAAATAAAGAGCGAAATAAAGATTGTAAAAAAAATCTTTCTCTTGCAGAAATGAATAATATAGATTATATTAAAGAGAACAAGAAAGATTTAATTAAAGCATACAGAAAAGTTAAAGGAGATCTTAATGGAAACTCAATGGTGTTATACTCAGGTCCTCGAAAGTATAATAGAAATAATTGTTATCTTACCCCTTATAACCTAAGGAATGCTTATTGTTTAAATCCTCATTGTTTCGCACCTCGTCGTTTGCGAAGCGGTTGTTTGTACACAGGAGATATCAATCTAAATGAAGATAACATTGTTAAAGATATAAATGAAAAATTAGATAAAGTTTCTCAGTTTATAGGCACCCTACAAATTCCACACCATGGCTCTTGGTATAGTTTTAATGAGTCTATTTTAAAAATAAATGAACTTTCTTGCGTAATCTTCTCATTTGGTACAAAAAACAGATATGGTCATCCAGCATTTCTTGTCCTTGAAAGTATAGTAAGAAATAGGGTTTTTCCTTATTTTGTTACTGAGAGGGGAAATGATATAGTTGTACAAGAGGGATTTTTTTTATGA